The following coding sequences lie in one Musa acuminata AAA Group cultivar baxijiao chromosome BXJ1-8, Cavendish_Baxijiao_AAA, whole genome shotgun sequence genomic window:
- the LOC135588664 gene encoding uncharacterized protein LOC135588664 produces the protein MKKYGLQLRFPPAQKTSKPAPPRPPPPACAFGGGDDEDDVEREISRQASKNKSLQKIEEQHKKAMEEDPSVFDYDGVYDEMKGKIARPKVQDRTERKSKYIETLMEKAKQREREHEIVYERKLLKERSKDDHLFADKEKFVTSAYKKKLAEQAKWLDEERLRQIREERDDVSGSYLSFCCFALFFLLHM, from the exons atgaagaagtacggactccagcttcgatttccgccggcgcagaagacctcgaagccagctcctcctcgccctccccctcctgcctgcgctttcggcggcggcgacgacgaggatgacgtcgagagggaaatctcacggcaggcgtccaagaacaagtctctccagaag atcgaggagcagcacaaaaaggcaatggaagaggatccctcggtcttcgactacgacggggtttacgacgagatgaaggggaagattgcgcgccccaaggttcaggatcgaacggagagaaag TCAAAGTATATAGAAACACTTATGGAGAAAGCAAAACAACGTGAGCGGGAACATGAAATTGTATATGAGAGAAAGCTGCTGAAAGAGAGGAGCAAGGATGATCACCTTTTTGCAGATAAGGAAAAGTTTGTAACCAGTGCCTACAAGAAAAAGCTAGCAGAACAAGCAAAATGGTTGGACGAAGAGAGGCTGCGCCAAATTCGTGAAGAAAGAGATGATGTAAGTGGCTCGTATCTTTCTTTTTGCTGCtttgctttatttttcttgttgcatatgtaa
- the LOC135680437 gene encoding uncharacterized protein LOC135680437, whose product MFNVPKLNVTKKSDLSDFYFGLGENVAFGAQSEDATKWKEQKPPGGTSAVPEHGPTEKNAQTDYTQDTEKDDTQAKTSSHTQKNSEQAAELTTSDVTVKDYDDGDKLAAVDRSTERYKRGDDALASARERFLTRKRARQQL is encoded by the exons ATGTTTAATGTTCCGAAACttaat GTAACCAAGAAGAGTGACTTGAGCGATTTTTACTTTGGGCTCGGTGAGAATGTAGCTTTTGGTGCTCAGTCAGAAGATGCCACAAAATGGAAGGAACAAAAGCCACCCGGAGGCACTTCAGCGGTACCTGAACATGGCCCTACTGAGAAGAATGCACAGACAGATTATACTCAGGATACAGAGAAAGATGATACTCAAGCCAAGACTTCTAGTCATACACAGAAGAACTCTGAGCAAGCTGCAGAGTTAACAACATCAGATGTTACTGTAAAAGATTACGATGATGGTGATAAATTGGCAGCTGTGGATCGATCAACTGAACGTTACAAGAGAGGTGATGACGCATTGGCTTCAGCAAGAGAGCGTTTTCTAACTCGAAAGAGAGCAAGACAGCAGTTGTAA